From the Maniola jurtina chromosome Z, ilManJurt1.1, whole genome shotgun sequence genome, one window contains:
- the LOC123880201 gene encoding uncharacterized protein LOC123880201, translating to MACSGIRLMSYDYKAIQLSDSRGLVLALRLITLMILVALLTLHLRSVKVFRWEYSVTGGLLVAYCIAVAGLALCAGIQNCGGTALQVYLCATGGTMLAVNAAAIWRRWQKAGELTRIVADLLAALGVMLKRQLTAKVFLSVVASVVLLLDLFLTAILKFITTHR from the exons ATGGCGTGTAGCGGAATAAGGTTGATGAGTTACGACTACAAAGCCATACAATTAAGCGACTCGCGGGGCCTCGTGTTAGCTCTACGCTTAATAACGCTCATGATCTTAGTAGCGCTGCTGACCTTGCACCTTCGATCAGTGAAAGTGTTTCGGTGGGAATATTCGGTGACCGGGGGTTTGTTAGTGGCCTATTGTATCGCAGTAGCGGGGCTGGCGTTATGTGCTGGAATACAAAACTGTGGTGGTACAGCCTTACAG GTCTACCTATGTGCCACCGGTGGGACGATGCTAGCGGTCAATGCTGCAGCTATCTGGAGGAGGTGGCAGAAAGCCGGGGAGCTCACTCGCATTGTAGCCGATCTTTTGGCAGCACTCGGCGTGATGCTCAAGCGCCAGCTCACTGCTAAGGTTTTCTTGAGCGTCGTAGCATCTGTGGTACTTCTACTAGATCTATTTCTTACGGCGATTCTTAAATTTATCACAACGCATAGGTAA